A portion of the Stigmatella aurantiaca DW4/3-1 genome contains these proteins:
- the glgB gene encoding 1,4-alpha-glucan branching protein GlgB has protein sequence MKKPAERQQIDTEIQQLLELRHSEPHHLLGIHPDGDGIVVRAYRPDATAIHVVPDFGGRVPMTHRKGGIFEARLNGREQVFNYLLEVEYPGNKTFTLRDPYSFLPTLGELDLYYAGQGRHEKLWERMGAHLIHHNGVAGVSFAVWAPTAAGVSVVGDFNGWDGRLHPMRRMGASGIWELFIPEVGEGTRYKFEIRPNHGGSPMLKADPFAFRTEVPPATASVVHALNHFSWTDSQWLTSRSEGEPTQKPWSVYEVHIGSWRRVVQDGDRPLTYRELAHELGDYVKRMGFTHVELLPVSEHPYGPSWGYQVGNYYAPTARYGHPDDLRYFINHLHEQGIGVIIDWVPGHFPRDAHALGNFDGTALYEHADPRQGSQPDWGTLVFNFGRNEVRNFLIANALFWLEEYHIDGLRVDAVASMLYLDYSRKHGEWIPNRWGGRENEEAITFLRELNDSVRRKHPGVVVIAEESTAWPKVSQPINEGGLGFHFKWNMGWMHDTLLYFSKDPIYRQHHHNNLTFGLLYAFSENFMLPLSHDEVVHGKGSLYGRMPGDAWQKRANLRALLAWMWAHPGKKLLFMGGEFGQPAEWSSDRSLDWHLLEEPGHRGIQTLVADLNRVYRDIPALYDADSEPRGFQWVQPDSAASNVFSFIRRSRTPGRHVVCVANLSPVPRENYRVGFPRQGSYQELLNTDAQEYGGSGMGNGGQIHTEAQPWDGQEASALLTLPPLSVVWFTPG, from the coding sequence GTGAAGAAGCCCGCCGAGCGACAGCAAATCGACACGGAGATTCAGCAGCTCCTCGAGTTGCGGCATTCCGAGCCCCACCACCTCCTGGGCATCCACCCGGACGGAGATGGCATCGTGGTCCGCGCCTACCGTCCGGACGCCACCGCCATCCACGTGGTCCCGGACTTCGGGGGCCGCGTCCCCATGACGCACCGCAAGGGGGGCATCTTCGAGGCGCGCCTCAACGGGCGGGAGCAGGTGTTCAACTACCTGCTGGAGGTGGAGTACCCGGGCAACAAGACCTTCACCCTGAGGGACCCCTACAGCTTCCTGCCCACGTTGGGCGAGCTGGACCTGTACTACGCGGGCCAGGGCCGCCACGAGAAGCTGTGGGAGCGGATGGGGGCGCACCTCATTCACCACAACGGGGTGGCTGGCGTGTCCTTTGCCGTCTGGGCCCCTACCGCGGCGGGCGTCTCCGTGGTGGGAGACTTCAACGGCTGGGACGGCCGCCTGCACCCCATGCGCCGCATGGGCGCCTCCGGCATCTGGGAGCTGTTCATCCCCGAGGTGGGCGAGGGCACGCGCTACAAGTTCGAGATCCGCCCCAACCACGGGGGCTCGCCGATGCTCAAGGCCGATCCCTTCGCCTTCCGCACGGAAGTGCCGCCGGCCACCGCCTCGGTGGTGCATGCCCTGAACCACTTCTCGTGGACGGACTCGCAGTGGCTGACCTCCCGGAGCGAGGGCGAGCCCACGCAGAAGCCCTGGAGCGTGTACGAGGTCCACATCGGCTCCTGGCGGCGCGTGGTGCAGGACGGAGACAGGCCCCTGACCTACCGGGAGCTGGCCCACGAGCTGGGCGACTACGTCAAGCGCATGGGCTTCACGCACGTGGAGCTGCTTCCGGTGTCGGAGCACCCCTATGGCCCGTCCTGGGGCTACCAGGTGGGCAACTACTACGCGCCCACCGCTCGCTACGGGCATCCGGACGACCTGCGCTACTTCATCAACCACCTGCACGAGCAGGGCATCGGCGTCATCATCGACTGGGTGCCGGGCCACTTCCCGCGGGATGCGCATGCCCTGGGGAATTTCGATGGCACCGCGCTCTACGAGCACGCGGATCCCCGGCAGGGCTCACAGCCGGACTGGGGCACGCTGGTCTTCAACTTCGGGCGCAACGAGGTCCGCAACTTCCTCATCGCCAACGCGCTCTTCTGGCTCGAGGAGTACCACATCGACGGGCTGCGCGTGGACGCGGTGGCCTCCATGCTCTACCTGGACTACAGCCGCAAGCACGGCGAGTGGATCCCCAACCGCTGGGGAGGCCGGGAGAACGAGGAGGCCATCACCTTCCTGCGCGAGCTGAACGACTCGGTGCGCCGCAAGCACCCGGGCGTGGTGGTCATCGCCGAGGAGTCCACCGCCTGGCCCAAGGTGAGCCAGCCCATCAACGAGGGCGGCCTGGGGTTCCACTTCAAGTGGAACATGGGGTGGATGCACGACACGCTGCTGTACTTCTCGAAGGACCCCATCTACCGGCAGCACCACCACAACAACCTCACCTTCGGCCTGCTCTACGCGTTCAGCGAGAACTTCATGCTGCCGCTGAGCCATGACGAGGTGGTGCACGGCAAGGGCTCTCTGTACGGCCGCATGCCGGGAGATGCGTGGCAGAAGCGCGCCAACCTCCGGGCCCTGCTGGCGTGGATGTGGGCCCACCCGGGCAAGAAGCTGCTCTTCATGGGGGGCGAGTTCGGCCAGCCCGCGGAGTGGAGCAGTGACCGGAGCCTCGACTGGCACCTGCTGGAGGAGCCGGGACACCGGGGCATCCAGACCCTGGTGGCGGACCTGAACCGCGTGTACCGGGACATTCCCGCGCTGTACGACGCGGACAGCGAGCCCCGGGGCTTCCAGTGGGTGCAGCCGGATTCGGCGGCGTCGAACGTGTTCTCCTTCATTCGGCGCTCGCGCACCCCGGGACGGCACGTGGTGTGCGTGGCCAACCTGTCACCGGTCCCGCGAGAGAACTACCGCGTCGGCTTCCCGCGCCAGGGCTCCTATCAGGAACTGCTGAACACGGACGCCCAGGAGTACGGGGGCTCGGGAATGGGCAACGGGGGTCAGATCCACACGGAAGCCCAGCCCTGGGATGGACAGGAAGCGTCCGCGCTGCTGACGCTCCCGCCCCTCTCGGTGGTCTGGTTCACGCCGGGCTGA
- a CDS encoding maltokinase N-terminal cap-like domain-containing protein produces the protein MTPVDLTKLPEYLKHQRWFAGKAWPIKSVSVVDHVTLDSGSCAFSLAVVEVVYELGQPERYLLPVKPSSEGIQDALEEADCLRNLFQIIREQRTVPSSSGQVQGEWLSTPDGLVALPDPLPVRRLTVEQSNTSVVFGEKVILKIIRKLEAGVNPEHEMGRFLATRTSFRSTPMLLGALSLSGNAGATLALVHRFVPNATDGWKYTLEQFRRSGELPAPFLEEMRELGRRIGELHHALASVTDDPAFAPEPLLQEDLQRWSASILGEMGKTLADASRVHVDIDNQRERLMEHARRLAHVTPSGQKIRIHGDLHLGQVLRSENQWLIFDFEGEPSRNFTQRREKYSPMRDVAGMLRSFDYAEATVMLEGNSPGPRLAPCRQAFLEGYREITRGAAFLPADEASFWTMLRAFELEKLLYEVRYELQNRPDWVRIPVQALLRMEEPT, from the coding sequence GTGACACCCGTGGACCTGACCAAGCTGCCCGAATACCTGAAACACCAGCGCTGGTTCGCCGGGAAGGCCTGGCCTATCAAATCCGTGTCCGTGGTGGATCACGTGACCCTGGATTCTGGCTCATGTGCCTTCAGCCTCGCTGTCGTCGAGGTGGTCTACGAGCTGGGCCAGCCCGAGCGCTACCTGCTGCCCGTCAAGCCTTCCTCGGAGGGCATCCAGGATGCGCTCGAAGAGGCGGACTGCCTGCGCAACCTCTTCCAGATCATCCGGGAGCAGCGCACGGTGCCCTCCTCCTCTGGACAGGTCCAGGGCGAGTGGCTCAGCACGCCGGATGGGCTCGTGGCCCTGCCCGACCCGCTGCCGGTGCGCCGCCTCACGGTGGAGCAGAGCAACACCTCCGTCGTCTTCGGGGAGAAGGTCATCCTGAAGATCATCCGCAAGCTGGAGGCGGGGGTGAACCCGGAGCACGAGATGGGGCGGTTTCTCGCCACCCGCACCTCGTTCCGCTCCACGCCCATGTTGCTGGGGGCGCTGAGCCTGTCGGGCAACGCGGGGGCCACCCTGGCGCTGGTGCACCGCTTCGTACCCAACGCCACGGACGGCTGGAAGTACACGCTGGAGCAGTTCCGCCGCTCTGGAGAGCTGCCCGCGCCTTTCCTGGAGGAGATGCGGGAGCTGGGCCGCCGCATTGGCGAGCTGCACCACGCGCTGGCCTCGGTGACCGATGATCCCGCCTTCGCCCCGGAGCCGCTCCTCCAGGAGGACCTGCAACGCTGGAGCGCCTCCATCCTGGGCGAGATGGGCAAGACGCTGGCGGACGCCAGCCGGGTGCACGTGGACATCGACAACCAGCGCGAGCGGCTGATGGAGCACGCGCGGCGGCTGGCGCACGTGACGCCGTCCGGTCAGAAGATCCGCATCCACGGGGATCTCCACCTGGGCCAGGTGCTCCGCTCGGAGAACCAGTGGCTCATCTTCGACTTCGAGGGAGAGCCCTCTCGAAACTTCACCCAGCGCCGGGAGAAGTACTCGCCCATGCGGGACGTGGCGGGGATGTTGCGCTCGTTCGACTACGCCGAGGCCACGGTGATGCTGGAGGGCAACTCGCCCGGTCCGCGGCTGGCCCCCTGCCGTCAGGCCTTCCTCGAGGGCTACCGGGAAATCACCCGGGGCGCGGCCTTCCTGCCCGCCGACGAGGCCTCGTTCTGGACGATGCTCCGCGCCTTCGAGCTCGAGAAGCTGCTGTACGAAGTCCGTTATGAATTGCAGAACCGCCCGGACTGGGTGCGTATCCCCGTCCAGGCCCTCTTGAGGATGGAGGAGCCGACGTGA
- the treS gene encoding maltose alpha-D-glucosyltransferase translates to MEQDPLWYKKALIYELHIRAFHDSNGDGHGDIPGLIEKLPYLQDLGVDCLWLLPHYPSPLRDDGYDIADFYGIHPDYGTLADFQRLVEAAHQRGLRIITELVVNHTSDQHPWFQESRRDPKSPKRDWYVWSDTEEKYKGTRIIFLDTERSNWTWDPVAKQYFWHRFFSHQPDLNYDNPEVQEAMLDVMRFWLNMGVDGFRCDAVPYLFEREGTNCENLPETHAFLKRLRKTIDAEYPSKMLLAEANQWPADVRVYFGDGDEFNMGFHFPVMPRLFMAVRREDRNPIVEILQQTPDIPETCQWAIFLRNHDELTLEMVTDEDRDYMYREYAMDPRMRLNLGIRRRLAPLMDNGRRRIELMHSLLFSLPGTPVMYYGDEIGMGDNIYLGDRNGVRTPMQWTGDRNAGFSRTDSARLYAPVIADPVYGYQGINVEAQERVKASLLHWVKRLIKVRQRYPAFAMGKLRFVNPDNRRVLAFTREHEGQTILIICNLSRFAQPAVLDLREWEGYVPIELMGETEFPRISSLPYQLSMGPYMFLWFRLEKPLPGRTLA, encoded by the coding sequence ATGGAACAGGATCCGCTTTGGTACAAAAAGGCCCTCATCTACGAGCTGCACATCCGCGCCTTCCACGACTCGAATGGGGACGGGCATGGCGACATCCCCGGCCTCATCGAGAAGCTGCCGTACTTGCAGGACCTGGGGGTGGACTGCCTCTGGCTGCTGCCGCACTACCCCTCGCCCCTGCGGGATGACGGCTACGACATCGCGGACTTCTATGGCATCCATCCGGACTACGGCACGCTGGCGGACTTCCAGCGCCTGGTCGAGGCCGCTCACCAGCGTGGGCTTCGCATCATCACGGAGTTGGTGGTCAACCACACGAGCGATCAGCACCCGTGGTTCCAGGAGTCCCGCCGGGATCCGAAGAGCCCCAAGCGCGACTGGTACGTCTGGAGCGACACGGAGGAGAAGTACAAGGGCACCCGCATCATCTTCCTGGACACGGAGCGCTCCAACTGGACGTGGGATCCGGTGGCCAAGCAGTACTTCTGGCACCGCTTCTTCAGCCACCAGCCGGACCTCAACTACGACAACCCGGAAGTGCAGGAGGCCATGCTGGATGTCATGCGCTTCTGGCTGAACATGGGCGTGGACGGGTTCCGCTGCGACGCGGTGCCCTACCTGTTCGAGCGCGAGGGCACCAACTGCGAGAACCTCCCCGAGACGCACGCCTTCCTCAAGCGGCTGCGAAAAACCATCGACGCCGAGTACCCCAGCAAGATGCTGCTCGCCGAGGCCAACCAGTGGCCCGCGGACGTGCGCGTCTATTTCGGGGACGGCGACGAGTTCAACATGGGCTTCCACTTCCCGGTGATGCCCCGCCTCTTCATGGCCGTGCGCCGTGAGGACCGCAACCCCATCGTGGAAATCCTCCAGCAGACGCCCGACATCCCGGAGACCTGCCAGTGGGCCATCTTCCTGCGCAACCATGACGAGCTGACGCTGGAGATGGTGACGGACGAGGACCGCGACTACATGTACCGGGAATACGCCATGGATCCCCGGATGCGGTTGAACCTCGGCATCCGGCGGCGCCTGGCCCCGCTCATGGACAACGGCCGCCGGCGCATCGAGTTGATGCACAGCCTGCTGTTCAGCCTGCCCGGCACGCCCGTCATGTACTACGGCGACGAGATCGGCATGGGGGACAACATCTACCTGGGCGATCGCAACGGCGTGCGCACACCCATGCAATGGACGGGAGACCGCAACGCGGGCTTCAGCCGCACGGACAGCGCGCGGCTGTATGCGCCCGTGATTGCCGATCCGGTGTATGGCTACCAGGGCATCAACGTGGAGGCCCAGGAGCGCGTCAAAGCCTCGCTGCTGCACTGGGTGAAGCGGCTCATCAAGGTTCGCCAGCGCTACCCCGCCTTCGCCATGGGCAAGCTGCGCTTCGTCAACCCGGACAACCGCCGGGTCCTCGCCTTCACCCGCGAGCATGAAGGGCAGACCATCCTCATCATCTGCAACCTCTCGCGGTTCGCGCAGCCCGCGGTGCTGGACCTGCGCGAGTGGGAGGGTTATGTGCCCATCGAACTCATGGGGGAAACGGAGTTCCCGCGCATTTCATCCTTGCCATACCAACTGTCCATGGGGCCTTACATGTTCTTGTGGTTCCGTCTGGAGAAACCCCTGCCAGGGAGGACGCTCGCGTGA
- a CDS encoding alpha-1,4-glucan--maltose-1-phosphate maltosyltransferase → MNSRIGSVVIESVRPELDGGRFAVKRVEGDTFTVEADLFKEGHDVLVAIVRWRQILPTSQETSWSEVPMRSRGNDLWTAEFPLARNGRYQYTVEAWPDLVATWASELKRKVDAGREVRSELLEGAALLEGAAGRAQAAGFAEDHRLLTESSRKLKQPPSPEHIAIALAPELALAAARHADRSLSTRYDRVLEVFADRERARTGAWYEFFPRSAVRDGRTHGTFKDAEAWLPYIQSLGFDTVYLPPIHPIGRTARKGKNNSLKTEPGDVGSPWAIGSAEGGHKAVHPELGTLEDFRHFLKAAEAHGIEVALDVAFQCSPDHPYVKEHPEWFLHRPDGTIKTAENPPKRYEDIVNFDWMGPAREALWAELASVVLHWVDQGVRVFRVDNPHTKPLQFWAWLIRKVQDVHPGVVFLSEAFTRPKVMKALAKVGFSQSYTYFTWRNFKQELQEYLEEITSPPVSEYFRGNLWPNTPDILPEMLQRSGPGGFRLRVALAATLSSSYGMYCGYELCEDRGLHGKEEYLDSEKYQLVAWDLDRPGNIRGWISKLNAARKQHRALQLYGNLEFHVAENEHIVFYSKRTKDGSSQVLVAVSLDPHSPQEAILHVPLAALGIQPDETYQVHELLTDERRLWQGPHSQVMLTPEQPAAIWAVYRFRRSEQAFDYYE, encoded by the coding sequence ATGAACTCACGAATCGGAAGTGTGGTCATCGAGAGCGTCCGCCCAGAGTTGGATGGCGGCCGATTTGCCGTGAAACGCGTCGAGGGGGACACATTCACCGTCGAGGCGGACCTGTTCAAGGAAGGACATGATGTCCTCGTCGCCATCGTCCGCTGGCGGCAAATCCTCCCCACCTCGCAAGAGACGTCCTGGAGCGAAGTGCCCATGCGCTCGCGCGGGAACGACTTGTGGACCGCCGAGTTCCCACTGGCGCGCAATGGCCGCTACCAGTACACCGTGGAGGCGTGGCCGGACCTGGTCGCCACCTGGGCATCCGAGCTCAAGCGCAAGGTGGATGCGGGGCGGGAGGTGCGCAGCGAGCTGCTGGAGGGCGCCGCATTGCTGGAGGGCGCCGCGGGCCGGGCCCAGGCCGCAGGCTTCGCCGAGGACCACCGCCTGCTCACCGAGTCCTCCCGGAAGCTGAAACAACCGCCCTCGCCCGAACACATCGCGATCGCGCTGGCCCCGGAGCTGGCGCTGGCGGCCGCCCGTCACGCGGATCGCTCGCTGTCCACCCGCTACGACCGGGTCCTGGAGGTCTTCGCGGACCGGGAGCGGGCGCGGACCGGGGCCTGGTACGAGTTCTTCCCGCGCTCGGCCGTGCGCGATGGCCGCACGCACGGCACCTTCAAGGACGCCGAAGCGTGGTTGCCTTACATCCAGTCCCTTGGCTTCGACACCGTCTATCTGCCCCCCATCCACCCCATTGGCCGCACGGCGCGCAAGGGCAAGAACAACAGCCTGAAGACGGAGCCCGGTGACGTGGGCAGCCCGTGGGCCATCGGCTCCGCCGAGGGCGGCCACAAGGCGGTGCATCCGGAGCTGGGCACGCTGGAGGACTTCCGCCACTTCCTGAAGGCCGCGGAGGCCCACGGCATCGAGGTGGCGCTGGACGTCGCCTTCCAGTGCTCGCCGGACCACCCGTACGTGAAGGAACATCCGGAGTGGTTCCTCCACCGGCCAGACGGCACCATCAAGACGGCGGAGAACCCTCCGAAGCGCTACGAGGACATCGTCAACTTCGACTGGATGGGCCCCGCGCGCGAGGCGCTCTGGGCGGAGCTGGCCTCCGTGGTGCTGCACTGGGTGGACCAGGGCGTGCGCGTCTTCCGCGTGGACAACCCGCACACCAAGCCGCTCCAGTTCTGGGCCTGGCTCATCCGCAAGGTGCAGGATGTCCACCCGGGGGTGGTCTTCCTGTCGGAGGCCTTCACGCGCCCCAAGGTGATGAAGGCCCTGGCCAAGGTGGGCTTCAGCCAGTCCTACACGTACTTCACCTGGCGCAACTTCAAGCAGGAGCTCCAGGAGTACCTGGAGGAGATCACCTCCCCGCCCGTGTCCGAGTACTTCCGCGGCAACCTCTGGCCCAACACGCCGGACATCCTCCCGGAGATGCTCCAGCGCAGCGGCCCGGGAGGCTTCCGCCTGCGCGTGGCCCTGGCGGCCACCCTCTCCTCCTCCTACGGCATGTATTGCGGCTACGAGCTCTGCGAGGACCGCGGCCTCCACGGCAAGGAGGAGTACCTCGACTCGGAGAAGTACCAGCTCGTCGCGTGGGATCTCGACCGGCCCGGCAACATCCGCGGCTGGATCTCCAAGCTGAACGCGGCCCGCAAGCAGCACCGCGCGCTCCAGCTCTACGGGAACCTCGAGTTCCACGTGGCCGAGAACGAGCACATCGTCTTCTACAGCAAGCGCACGAAGGATGGCTCCAGCCAGGTGCTCGTCGCGGTGAGCCTGGATCCGCACTCCCCCCAGGAGGCCATCCTCCACGTGCCCCTGGCGGCGTTGGGCATCCAACCCGACGAGACCTACCAGGTGCATGAGCTGCTGACGGATGAGCGGCGGCTGTGGCAAGGACCCCACTCTCAGGTGATGCTGACCCCCGAGCAGCCCGCGGCCATCTGGGCCGTGTACCGCTTCCGTCGATCCGAGCAGGCGTTCGACTACTACGAGTGA
- a CDS encoding sigma-70 family RNA polymerase sigma factor, producing MPPEVAVSGSQTVLSDSPATQASETAADQALLQQVALGNSEMMRVLYARCAGRAWSVVLRILGSRADAEEVLQETFLEVWRRARQYDAKRGGLETWVVTIARTRAIDRRRSLGTVARVIADVASHPPLINPVAPPPSEVTEQWQDRKRVAAALRELPREQRTMVELAYFEGLSQREISERTGEPLGTVKTRVRLALEKLSGLLEEPVWGD from the coding sequence ATGCCACCCGAGGTTGCGGTATCCGGGAGTCAGACGGTGCTTTCCGATTCCCCTGCTACGCAAGCGAGCGAGACAGCGGCCGACCAGGCGCTTCTCCAGCAGGTTGCCCTAGGCAACAGCGAGATGATGCGCGTGCTCTACGCACGGTGTGCGGGGCGCGCCTGGTCCGTGGTACTGCGCATCCTGGGCTCACGGGCCGATGCGGAGGAGGTCCTCCAGGAGACCTTCCTGGAAGTCTGGCGCCGCGCCCGCCAGTACGACGCCAAACGCGGCGGGCTGGAGACGTGGGTGGTGACGATTGCCCGGACCCGCGCCATCGATCGGCGGCGGTCCCTGGGCACCGTGGCCCGCGTCATCGCCGATGTGGCCTCGCACCCGCCGCTCATCAACCCGGTGGCGCCTCCGCCCTCCGAGGTGACCGAGCAGTGGCAGGACCGCAAGCGCGTGGCCGCGGCCCTGCGGGAGTTGCCCCGCGAGCAGCGGACGATGGTGGAGCTGGCCTACTTCGAGGGGCTGTCCCAGCGGGAGATCTCCGAGCGCACCGGAGAGCCCCTGGGAACGGTGAAGACGCGCGTCCGGCTGGCGCTGGAGAAGCTCTCCGGGCTGCTGGAAGAGCCCGTCTGGGGAGATTAG
- a CDS encoding pyridoxal phosphate-dependent aminotransferase, with protein sequence MRPSRMMRVVGFNVDRVVSEATTDPEVLRLENFATDLPPPQDAIAATREAVGASEANSYVPFTGTAGLRQAVASRLKRQSNLSYDPDRQIVITAGGTQGLISALLAVIEPGDEVLLTDPTYAGMIHRVTFAGGVPMFVPMKVVDKRWRLDLDMLRAMVTSRTRAMVLSNPGMPSGHVLSEAEWLAIRELCVTRNLWLLYDAALEGVLYDGLPLRHPASLTGMPERTLIVGSISKEYRMIGWRIGWIAGPPKVMADVFYTHSYLVIAPPGISQKGAEVALRTENSGVQEAIAEWKARRDLMLEQLEGLPVVIPDGGWSMLLDAHALGYSATDAASILLTQAKVAATPMTNWGSSVAERYIRLVFSFETQERLKLLRERLRRTSLLP encoded by the coding sequence ATGCGTCCGTCTCGAATGATGCGCGTAGTGGGGTTCAACGTCGATCGCGTGGTCTCGGAGGCCACCACGGATCCCGAAGTGCTCCGGCTGGAAAATTTCGCGACGGATCTGCCCCCTCCGCAAGACGCCATCGCCGCCACGCGCGAGGCGGTGGGCGCCAGCGAGGCCAACAGCTACGTGCCCTTCACGGGGACCGCGGGGCTGCGCCAAGCGGTGGCCTCGCGCCTCAAGCGCCAGAGCAACCTCTCGTATGATCCGGATCGGCAGATCGTCATCACGGCCGGCGGCACCCAGGGCCTCATCTCCGCGCTGCTGGCCGTCATCGAGCCGGGCGACGAGGTGCTGCTGACGGACCCGACGTACGCGGGGATGATTCATCGCGTCACCTTCGCGGGTGGCGTGCCCATGTTCGTGCCGATGAAGGTGGTGGACAAGCGGTGGCGGCTGGACCTGGACATGCTGCGCGCCATGGTGACGAGCCGCACGCGGGCCATGGTGCTGTCCAACCCGGGCATGCCCTCGGGCCACGTGCTGTCGGAGGCGGAGTGGCTGGCCATCCGCGAGCTGTGCGTCACGCGCAACCTGTGGCTGCTGTACGACGCCGCGCTCGAGGGCGTGCTCTATGACGGGCTGCCCTTGCGCCACCCGGCCTCGCTCACGGGCATGCCGGAGCGCACGCTCATCGTGGGCTCCATCTCCAAGGAGTACCGGATGATCGGCTGGCGCATCGGCTGGATCGCCGGTCCTCCGAAGGTGATGGCGGACGTCTTCTACACGCACAGCTACCTGGTCATCGCGCCGCCCGGCATCTCCCAGAAGGGGGCTGAAGTCGCCCTGCGCACCGAGAACTCCGGCGTCCAGGAGGCCATCGCCGAGTGGAAGGCCCGCAGGGACTTGATGCTCGAGCAGCTCGAGGGGCTGCCGGTGGTCATCCCCGATGGCGGCTGGAGCATGCTGCTGGACGCGCACGCGCTGGGCTACAGCGCCACGGATGCCGCCTCCATCCTGCTGACGCAGGCGAAGGTCGCGGCCACGCCGATGACGAACTGGGGCTCCTCGGTGGCCGAGCGCTACATCCGCTTGGTCTTCAGCTTCGAGACCCAAGAGCGGCTCAAGCTCCTGCGGGAGCGCCTGCGCCGCACCTCGCTGCTGCCCTGA
- a CDS encoding phosphate ABC transporter substrate-binding protein: MRRAPSLLTFLSLLMLLPGCKRSEPPTAGTPPAVPEGRNLTVKGSDTMVLLGQRWAAEFMKQNAQASLQVTGGGSGTGIAALINGTTDIAMSSRAIKPAEAQKVQAQHKTEAREIPVARDGVTFYVHESNPVRALSVAQLKGIYLGDITRWKDVGGQDAPIVLYSRENSSGTYVFVKEHVLGNEDFSPSTLSLPGTAAVVNAVSKEKNGIGYGGAAYAKGIRELSILQGAESIAPSAENIQTGHYPLSRDLFFYVRGAPQGTAQAFIDFALSPQGQQLVTQVGYYPLKPR; encoded by the coding sequence ATGCGGCGTGCTCCTTCCCTTCTCACGTTCCTCTCGCTCCTGATGCTCTTGCCGGGGTGTAAGCGCTCCGAGCCCCCCACGGCAGGCACGCCGCCCGCGGTCCCGGAGGGCCGCAACCTCACGGTGAAGGGCTCGGACACGATGGTCCTGCTGGGCCAACGATGGGCTGCGGAGTTCATGAAACAGAACGCCCAGGCGTCCCTCCAGGTGACGGGCGGTGGCTCTGGCACGGGCATCGCCGCCCTGATCAACGGCACCACGGACATCGCCATGTCCAGCCGGGCCATCAAGCCGGCCGAGGCGCAGAAGGTTCAGGCCCAGCACAAGACGGAGGCACGGGAGATCCCCGTCGCCCGGGATGGGGTGACGTTCTACGTCCACGAATCCAACCCCGTCCGCGCGCTCTCGGTGGCGCAGCTCAAGGGCATCTACCTGGGAGACATCACCCGGTGGAAAGACGTGGGCGGACAGGACGCGCCCATCGTTCTCTATTCGCGCGAGAACTCCTCGGGGACGTACGTCTTCGTGAAGGAGCACGTCCTGGGAAACGAGGACTTCTCTCCTTCCACCCTGTCACTGCCCGGCACCGCGGCGGTGGTGAACGCGGTGTCCAAGGAGAAGAACGGCATCGGCTACGGCGGGGCCGCCTACGCCAAGGGCATCCGGGAGCTGAGCATCCTGCAAGGCGCGGAGTCCATCGCGCCGTCCGCCGAGAACATCCAGACCGGCCACTATCCCCTCTCGCGGGATCTCTTCTTCTATGTCCGAGGCGCGCCCCAGGGAACGGCCCAGGCCTTCATCGACTTCGCGCTCTCCCCGCAAGGGCAGCAACTCGTCACCCAGGTGGGCTACTACCCGCTGAAGCCGCGCTAA
- a CDS encoding PHP-associated domain-containing protein, translated as MLIDLHAHSHLSKGCDLDPRAVLERAALFGLDGVAFTETNTQDGCDELFDIGAKSKLKVFVGLELVTDKGQYLCFFPKPELAPEPVQMWGSNREKPWSAAECLPKVKALGAVIVAARPYDRDFPNPPMDGIRSLNLLSAVEGYNAKVKQTANDLAVEAAEALKLPCTGGSDARGSLDEVGRGATFFKRSIATQEQLVAELVKGEFWPVMAGELPRLTRPGEAQVGGRSKGGGGGAAANRRRRRR; from the coding sequence ATGCTGATTGATTTGCACGCACACTCTCACCTGTCCAAAGGCTGCGATTTGGATCCTCGCGCCGTGCTCGAGCGGGCGGCGCTCTTTGGCCTGGACGGGGTGGCCTTCACCGAGACGAACACCCAGGACGGCTGCGATGAGTTGTTCGACATCGGCGCGAAGTCCAAGCTGAAGGTCTTCGTGGGGTTGGAGCTCGTCACGGACAAGGGCCAGTACCTGTGCTTCTTCCCGAAGCCGGAACTGGCGCCCGAGCCCGTGCAGATGTGGGGCAGCAACCGGGAGAAGCCGTGGAGCGCGGCCGAGTGTCTGCCCAAGGTGAAGGCCCTGGGGGCCGTGATCGTCGCGGCGCGGCCCTATGACCGGGATTTTCCCAATCCGCCCATGGATGGCATCCGCTCGCTCAACCTGCTGAGCGCGGTGGAGGGCTACAACGCCAAGGTGAAGCAGACGGCCAATGACCTGGCCGTGGAGGCCGCCGAGGCGCTGAAGCTGCCCTGCACGGGCGGGAGCGATGCGCGCGGCTCCCTGGATGAGGTGGGCCGGGGTGCCACCTTCTTCAAGCGGTCCATCGCCACCCAGGAGCAGCTCGTGGCGGAATTGGTCAAGGGGGAGTTCTGGCCGGTGATGGCCGGAGAGCTGCCCCGGCTGACGCGGCCTGGAGAGGCCCAGGTGGGCGGCCGAAGCAAGGGGGGCGGAGGCGGTGCCGCCGCCAACCGCCGCCGCCGCCGCCGCTGA